In the Pseudanabaena sp. PCC 7367 genome, one interval contains:
- a CDS encoding PAS domain S-box protein, translated as MSADSLIPLAEIVDASPLVLMPDLMASEAIAQMQFGKYAYAVIINVDINAKQEAPKPFVGGSFGATWHMDQIMGYVCDQHIVKAIAQHLPLAQTPIAALVPAEVLILDASQTYNPAALANQLASSGIALVCNEQHFLGVITSTQLMMAVGHTASNTASKVDNTSNTSNTKSFNQSSPHLVTLPSEPSSSSAPKLTSEPAAVSESGDRGNPATGNIEAELQPLPELEPILAPNNSCNQPWYQYIAETSSEGIWIIDSDLVINFVNQKLCQTLGYAQSELIGLPLNELMAEDYQIVSESDSIGDFDNHKFKLCRKDRSYVWTLVTTTPIFDRHGSFSGTLGRVSNFADLNHEEEKLQRQLLAIESALDGIAILDRSGNYIYVNEAYRLMLGYGSSADLIGMNWYQSYGAAEQERLQADILPSLEIEGQWQGEALAKRKDESTFAQDLSLTHTEKGIVITCRDITERKQAEAALQDSEEELRVLFSAMKDVVIVKDRDGKYLKIADTSHRNLYMPSAEMLGKYESEIIGEPKASIFVDCIREVLDAKEPTTIEYDINFGDRLAWFSANISPLNDDSVLWVARDITTQRQAQMSLRESEERYRLLAEYSTDLISRHTPEGIYTYASPICLPLLGYEQEELIGRSIYEFLHPDDVVRIQLTHAVIIDQPIINRISYRMRRKDGTYLWLETKSRAVQDNQTNNMREIIAVSRDVTTRKEAEDLLAASEERLKQVYDNSPIGIRLSDLKGEIIDTNPAFRQMLGYSKAELAGMSVLDITYPEDRQVDRQAEERLIAGTVPRFQQEKRAISKQGKPLWVNLTVSLVRDQAGQPLYVLGMAEDISARKRTEAALKTSRSALRRQLEQTILLKQITQEIRRSLDIQQIFQITVTQVGQLFGVDRCLLHTFVNQPIPKIPLVAEFIQVGYESLLGLELPINGNQYVQQLLSQDEAIVASNVYQDQNLSPVLELAHRFNVKSILAVRTSYQGQPNGAIFLHQCNRFRKWTQEEIELLEAVSAQVGIALAQAQLLERATQQSYELGEKNTALQQAKQDAEAANRAKSEFLAMMSHEIRTPMNGVIGMTGLLLDTPLSKVQREYVEIVRSSGESLLTIINDILDFSKIESGKLELEEQPFDLLDCLAGSIDLLGPKAVEKGLVLNYLIEPDVPQQITGDVTRLRQILVNLIANGIKFTEAGEVSVTVSLSSAMDSSSSLDGRSLSQLDSETDETDEFNPANEWGQGAKSGESDQSGELASSDGGNNLEAIAAVEPEHNQSLAHSHTIQFAVRDTGIGIPPEKMERLFKAFSQVDASITRQYGGTGLGLVISKRLCELMGGTMRVESELDRGSIFYFTLSTTAIASESTSTSINYVQKQLNGLKALIVADREDNRAILSTYTQAWGIETKTTSSGAEALSMLSDRQNFDLVILDLQMPVADELKLAQSMQSTVPGKPIPLILLTSVGVSTKQLQQASNHRIAILAKPLSQSKLHQAIVRIIPDQNIDNVKPWQRRQEVTTSTNRAAHDRPNPTTFRSSSNRLENVANLSNQIPIKILLAEDNAVNQKVAIRMLEKMGYRADLVGNGLEAIEALQRQTYDLVLMDVQMPEMDGMEATRQIRDRTKADTHPWIVAMTANAMQGDRENCLAAGMNDYVSKPVSVDELVAAIERYQSNEVTKPSNKNN; from the coding sequence ATGTCCGCAGATTCCTTGATCCCCCTAGCTGAGATAGTTGATGCCTCGCCACTGGTATTGATGCCAGACCTAATGGCGAGTGAAGCGATCGCGCAGATGCAATTCGGCAAATATGCTTACGCCGTAATTATTAATGTCGATATTAATGCTAAGCAAGAGGCTCCCAAGCCATTTGTTGGGGGCAGTTTTGGCGCGACCTGGCATATGGATCAAATTATGGGCTATGTATGCGATCAGCACATCGTAAAAGCGATCGCCCAGCATCTTCCCCTTGCTCAAACACCGATCGCAGCATTAGTTCCTGCAGAAGTTCTGATCCTTGATGCAAGTCAAACCTATAATCCAGCAGCATTAGCCAACCAGTTAGCATCATCGGGGATCGCCCTGGTTTGTAATGAACAGCATTTTCTGGGTGTGATTACATCAACGCAACTGATGATGGCAGTTGGTCATACAGCTAGTAATACAGCTAGTAAAGTTGATAACACCAGTAACACCAGTAACACCAAGAGCTTCAATCAATCATCTCCTCACTTAGTTACTCTCCCTAGCGAACCATCTTCTAGCTCAGCGCCCAAGTTGACATCTGAGCCAGCAGCAGTGAGTGAATCTGGCGATCGGGGCAACCCAGCCACAGGCAATATAGAAGCAGAATTACAACCGCTACCTGAGCTAGAGCCGATCCTTGCTCCGAATAACTCTTGCAATCAACCCTGGTATCAATATATTGCCGAAACGTCTTCTGAAGGGATCTGGATTATTGATAGTGATTTAGTAATTAATTTTGTCAACCAAAAGCTTTGTCAAACCCTTGGCTATGCACAATCTGAATTGATTGGTCTACCCCTGAACGAGCTAATGGCCGAGGACTATCAAATCGTTTCTGAGTCTGACTCGATCGGCGATTTTGACAATCATAAATTTAAGTTGTGTCGTAAGGATCGCTCCTACGTTTGGACCTTGGTGACCACTACGCCAATTTTCGATCGTCATGGCTCATTTAGTGGCACCCTCGGCCGGGTCAGTAATTTTGCTGATCTTAATCATGAAGAAGAAAAATTACAACGTCAGCTCTTGGCGATCGAGTCGGCTCTAGATGGCATTGCGATCCTCGATCGATCAGGTAACTATATCTATGTAAATGAGGCTTACCGCTTAATGCTGGGCTATGGTAGTTCGGCTGATTTGATCGGTATGAACTGGTATCAGAGCTATGGCGCAGCAGAGCAAGAACGATTGCAGGCCGATATCTTACCCAGTTTAGAAATTGAGGGTCAATGGCAGGGTGAAGCATTGGCCAAGCGCAAGGACGAGAGTACCTTTGCCCAGGATCTATCTCTCACCCACACCGAAAAGGGCATTGTGATCACTTGTCGGGATATTACGGAACGAAAGCAAGCCGAGGCCGCTTTGCAAGACTCAGAGGAAGAGCTGCGGGTTCTGTTTTCCGCCATGAAGGATGTGGTGATTGTTAAGGATCGGGATGGCAAGTATTTAAAGATCGCAGATACTAGCCACCGCAATTTGTATATGCCCTCCGCCGAAATGCTAGGTAAATATGAATCGGAAATAATTGGTGAGCCAAAGGCCAGTATTTTTGTCGATTGTATCCGTGAGGTATTAGATGCCAAAGAGCCCACCACGATCGAATATGATATCAATTTTGGCGATCGATTGGCCTGGTTCTCGGCTAATATTTCGCCCCTAAATGACGATAGTGTACTCTGGGTGGCCAGGGATATTACCACTCAACGACAAGCCCAGATGTCTTTGCGCGAGAGCGAAGAGCGTTATCGACTCCTGGCTGAATATTCCACTGATTTGATCTCCCGCCACACCCCCGAAGGTATTTATACTTATGCCTCACCAATTTGTTTACCCTTACTGGGTTATGAACAAGAAGAATTGATTGGTCGATCGATCTATGAATTTCTCCATCCCGATGATGTGGTCAGAATTCAACTCACCCATGCGGTAATTATTGACCAGCCAATTATTAACCGGATTAGCTATCGAATGCGGCGCAAAGACGGTACTTACTTGTGGTTAGAAACTAAAAGCCGGGCGGTGCAGGACAATCAAACTAATAATATGCGAGAGATTATTGCGGTATCGCGGGATGTGACCACGCGCAAGGAAGCAGAAGATCTACTGGCAGCCAGTGAAGAACGGCTCAAGCAGGTTTATGATAACTCACCGATCGGCATTCGGCTCAGCGATCTCAAAGGTGAAATTATTGACACCAATCCTGCTTTCCGGCAAATGCTGGGCTATTCTAAGGCAGAACTGGCGGGTATGTCGGTTCTCGATATTACCTATCCTGAGGATCGGCAGGTCGATCGCCAGGCCGAGGAGCGCTTGATCGCTGGCACTGTGCCCAGGTTTCAGCAGGAAAAACGGGCGATTAGCAAACAAGGTAAGCCGTTGTGGGTGAATTTGACTGTTTCGTTGGTACGTGATCAAGCCGGCCAACCCCTCTATGTATTGGGTATGGCAGAGGATATTAGTGCCCGTAAGCGTACCGAAGCGGCACTTAAGACCAGCCGAAGCGCCCTCCGCCGCCAACTTGAACAAACAATCTTGCTCAAGCAAATCACCCAGGAAATTCGCCGTAGCCTTGATATTCAACAAATTTTTCAAATTACAGTTACCCAGGTAGGACAACTATTTGGAGTCGATCGCTGCCTGTTGCACACCTTCGTTAATCAGCCCATTCCCAAAATCCCCCTAGTGGCTGAGTTCATCCAAGTAGGATATGAATCCCTATTAGGTTTGGAGTTGCCAATCAACGGAAATCAATATGTGCAGCAATTATTGAGCCAAGATGAAGCGATCGTGGCCAGTAATGTTTATCAGGATCAAAACCTTTCACCAGTGCTAGAGCTAGCTCATCGCTTTAATGTTAAGTCAATTCTGGCGGTGCGCACTTCCTACCAGGGACAACCGAATGGGGCGATCTTCTTGCATCAGTGCAATCGCTTTCGGAAATGGACTCAAGAAGAAATAGAACTGCTAGAAGCTGTCTCTGCTCAGGTTGGGATCGCCCTAGCCCAGGCTCAACTTTTAGAGCGAGCCACCCAACAGAGCTATGAACTAGGGGAGAAAAATACCGCACTCCAACAGGCCAAACAAGATGCCGAAGCGGCTAATCGCGCTAAGAGCGAATTCTTGGCCATGATGAGCCATGAAATCCGTACCCCCATGAATGGGGTGATTGGTATGACCGGGCTGCTATTGGATACGCCCCTGAGCAAAGTACAGCGAGAATATGTAGAGATTGTCCGCAGTAGTGGCGAGTCTTTGCTGACCATTATTAATGATATCCTCGACTTTTCTAAAATTGAATCGGGCAAGCTTGAATTAGAAGAACAGCCCTTTGATCTGCTAGATTGTTTAGCTGGCTCGATCGATTTGCTAGGTCCCAAGGCGGTGGAAAAAGGACTGGTGCTAAATTATCTAATTGAACCAGATGTGCCACAGCAGATTACTGGGGATGTAACCAGGCTACGTCAGATTTTAGTGAACCTGATTGCCAATGGAATTAAATTTACGGAAGCTGGTGAAGTAAGCGTCACCGTAAGCCTCAGCTCAGCAATGGATTCAAGCTCATCTTTGGACGGGCGATCGCTATCCCAGTTGGATTCTGAGACAGATGAAACTGATGAATTTAACCCGGCTAATGAATGGGGACAGGGTGCTAAATCTGGCGAATCCGATCAGTCTGGCGAATTAGCTTCCTCTGATGGGGGGAATAATTTAGAAGCGATCGCCGCAGTGGAGCCGGAGCATAACCAATCACTTGCCCATTCCCATACCATTCAGTTTGCGGTTAGGGATACCGGAATTGGCATTCCACCAGAAAAGATGGAACGGTTGTTTAAAGCGTTTAGCCAGGTTGATGCTTCAATTACCAGGCAATATGGCGGTACGGGACTAGGGCTGGTGATCAGTAAGCGATTGTGTGAACTGATGGGTGGCACAATGCGGGTGGAAAGTGAATTAGACCGTGGCTCAATCTTTTATTTCACCCTCAGCACCACCGCGATCGCATCCGAATCAACCTCAACCTCTATTAATTATGTGCAGAAGCAATTAAATGGTCTAAAAGCTTTAATTGTTGCTGATCGTGAAGATAACCGCGCCATCCTCAGTACCTATACCCAAGCGTGGGGCATAGAAACCAAAACGACAAGTTCGGGAGCCGAAGCACTGTCTATGCTAAGCGATCGCCAGAACTTTGACCTGGTCATTCTCGATTTGCAAATGCCAGTGGCAGATGAGTTGAAGCTGGCTCAATCGATGCAATCTACGGTTCCTGGCAAGCCAATCCCCTTGATTTTGCTAACTTCGGTTGGTGTGAGTACCAAGCAGCTACAACAAGCAAGTAATCATAGGATCGCCATCTTAGCCAAACCGCTTAGTCAATCAAAGCTCCACCAAGCGATCGTAAGGATTATCCCTGATCAAAATATTGATAATGTTAAGCCGTGGCAGCGACGGCAAGAGGTAACCACCTCGACAAATCGAGCCGCACACGATCGCCCCAACCCCACCACTTTTCGGAGTAGTAGCAATCGATTGGAGAATGTTGCCAATCTGTCGAATCAGATTCCAATTAAGATTTTGCTGGCTGAGGATAATGCCGTGAATCAAAAAGTGGCGATCCGAATGTTAGAGAAAATGGGATATCGTGCTGATCTGGTGGGTAATGGCCTCGAAGCGATCGAAGCTTTGCAAAGACAAACCTATGATTTGGTGCTGATGGATGTGCAAATGCCAGAAATGGATGGTATGGAGGCAACTCGCCAAATCCGGGATCGAACCAAGGCTGACACCCACCCCTGGATTGTGGCAATGACTGCCAATGCCATGCAGGGCGATCGTGAAAATTGCTTGGCGGCTGGCATGAATGATTATGTGAGCAAGCCGGTTTCGGTGGATGAGTTGGTGGCGGCGATCGAACGTTATCAGAG
- the corA gene encoding magnesium/cobalt transporter CorA: MLQESYPKSAKPIDPIQDDEEEEYDEFDYAYNEPGSLPGTLIIDEDATVPNIFLIDYHADNVTGMQLLHPEDCTPYLESESVSWVDVQGLGSEDVLQRIGQVFKIHPLILEDVVNIPQRPKVEEYDDRLLIITHMVTPKNDGIGFISEQVSFVLGKNYLLTVQEEPEHDTFEVVRERIHRNKGSIRNQRADYLSYCLIDTIIDGFFPVLEDYGERLEDLQDAVLANPSSQSIDAILRIRRELLLLRRAIWPQREAIKLLIRDDSTLLSDSVRVYFSDCYDHVVQVIDMLETYRELASSLMDVYLSSISMRTNEVMQVLTVISVIFMPLTFIAGVYGMNFNPQVSPWNMPELEWSYGYVTCWALMIVTAGTMIIYFWRKGWLGKTRIAKTGRS, from the coding sequence ATGCTGCAAGAATCCTATCCCAAGTCTGCCAAGCCGATCGATCCCATCCAGGATGATGAAGAGGAAGAATATGATGAGTTTGACTATGCCTACAATGAACCAGGCTCATTACCAGGCACTCTGATAATTGACGAAGATGCCACCGTCCCCAATATTTTCTTGATCGACTACCATGCGGACAACGTGACCGGTATGCAGTTGCTACATCCAGAAGATTGCACCCCCTATTTGGAATCAGAATCCGTCTCCTGGGTTGATGTGCAGGGCTTGGGCTCGGAGGATGTGTTGCAACGGATTGGGCAAGTATTTAAAATCCATCCCCTGATTTTAGAGGATGTGGTGAATATTCCCCAGCGCCCAAAGGTCGAAGAATATGACGATCGGCTATTAATTATTACCCACATGGTTACGCCCAAGAATGATGGGATTGGGTTTATTAGTGAGCAGGTTAGCTTTGTGCTGGGCAAGAATTATTTGCTGACTGTGCAAGAAGAACCAGAGCATGACACCTTTGAGGTGGTGCGGGAGCGGATTCATCGCAACAAAGGTAGCATCCGCAACCAAAGAGCCGATTACCTCTCCTACTGTCTGATCGATACGATTATTGATGGCTTTTTCCCGGTGCTAGAAGACTATGGCGAACGCCTCGAAGATTTGCAGGATGCGGTGTTAGCCAATCCCAGCAGCCAGAGTATTGATGCGATTTTGCGGATTCGGCGCGAATTATTGTTATTACGGCGGGCGATCTGGCCCCAGCGAGAGGCAATCAAGCTTTTGATCCGGGATGATAGTACCTTGCTGAGCGATTCAGTGCGGGTCTACTTCAGCGATTGCTATGACCATGTGGTACAGGTGATCGATATGCTAGAAACCTATCGTGAATTGGCTTCCAGCTTAATGGATGTCTATTTATCTTCGATTAGTATGCGTACTAATGAGGTCATGCAGGTGCTAACGGTTATTTCTGTGATTTTCATGCCGTTAACATTTATTGCCGGTGTGTATGGCATGAATTTTAATCCCCAGGTTTCTCCCTGGAATATGCCAGAGCTAGAATGGTCCTATGGTTATGTGACGTGTTGGGCATTGATGATCGTTACGGCGGGGACAATGATTATATATTTTTGGCGCAAAGGCTGGTTGGGAAAAACTCGCATCGCCAAAACAGGTCGATCGTAA
- a CDS encoding Glu/Leu/Phe/Val family dehydrogenase — protein MTESLFSEATQRLEEALNYVSIPEDVVEHLKYPKHSLQVSIPVRMDDGSLEIFQGYRVRYENTRGPTKGGVRYHENVSMDEVKSLAFWMTFKCAALDIPFGGAKGGIALNPKSLSRLELERLSRGYIDAIADFIGPDVDIPAPDMYTNQMIMGWMMDQYSIIKRQITRAVVTGKPISMGGSLGRDTATGTGAMATIETIMPRFKPLRGDTTVAIQGFGNVGSTLARLMCELGYRVVAVSDSKGGIFSRMGLDIPSIIKYKQANSGQVANGSKSQSLQPVYCEGSVCNVVEHSVITNEELLELDVDILVPAALENQITIHNADRIQARFIFEVANGPTTPEADQILNKRGIRVFPDILVNAGGVTVSYFEWVQNRSGLYWSLDEVNSRLKERMVRETESIWAIAESKGIPMRTAAYVHALDRIGEAIRAKGTRDYYTSG, from the coding sequence ATGACCGAATCACTTTTTTCTGAAGCAACCCAGCGTCTTGAAGAAGCACTTAACTATGTTTCCATTCCAGAGGACGTGGTAGAACATCTTAAATATCCTAAACATAGCCTCCAGGTGTCGATTCCAGTGCGGATGGATGATGGCTCACTAGAAATTTTCCAAGGCTATCGGGTGCGCTATGAAAATACCAGAGGCCCCACCAAGGGCGGAGTTAGGTATCACGAGAATGTATCGATGGATGAGGTTAAGTCCCTGGCGTTCTGGATGACCTTTAAATGCGCTGCCCTGGATATTCCCTTTGGGGGCGCAAAAGGGGGGATTGCCTTGAACCCCAAAAGCTTGTCCAGGCTGGAGCTAGAGCGCTTAAGTCGGGGTTATATCGATGCGATCGCTGATTTCATTGGCCCCGACGTAGATATCCCTGCACCTGATATGTATACCAACCAGATGATTATGGGCTGGATGATGGATCAATATAGCATCATCAAACGGCAGATCACCCGTGCGGTGGTTACTGGTAAGCCAATCTCAATGGGGGGATCATTAGGGCGGGATACGGCAACCGGAACTGGCGCAATGGCCACGATCGAGACAATTATGCCCCGCTTCAAGCCCCTGCGTGGTGACACTACCGTGGCGATCCAGGGTTTCGGGAATGTGGGTTCAACCCTGGCGCGATTGATGTGTGAACTGGGCTATCGGGTCGTGGCGGTAAGCGATTCCAAAGGCGGCATTTTTTCACGGATGGGGCTAGACATTCCCAGCATTATTAAATATAAACAGGCAAATTCGGGGCAGGTGGCCAATGGCAGTAAATCGCAATCATTGCAACCGGTTTATTGCGAAGGCAGTGTTTGCAATGTGGTAGAACATTCCGTAATTACAAATGAGGAATTGCTGGAACTGGATGTGGATATCCTGGTGCCTGCTGCCCTGGAAAATCAAATTACGATTCATAATGCAGACAGAATCCAGGCCAGGTTTATCTTTGAAGTTGCCAATGGCCCAACTACGCCGGAAGCAGATCAGATTTTAAATAAGCGAGGTATTCGCGTGTTCCCAGATATTCTGGTCAATGCGGGTGGGGTAACGGTGAGTTATTTTGAATGGGTACAAAACCGCAGTGGCTTGTATTGGAGCCTGGATGAGGTGAATTCGCGCTTAAAGGAACGAATGGTGCGCGAAACAGAGAGCATTTGGGCGATCGCCGAAAGCAAGGGAATCCCGATGCGAACCGCTGCCTATGTCCATGCCCTCGATCGGATTGGTGAGGCAATTCGGGCTAAAGGAACCAGAGACTATTACACCAGTGGTTAG
- a CDS encoding phosphoketolase family protein yields MVVSSDTNSAQRSISAFGKARSTATGTPLSTDEIAKMDAYWRACCYLILGMLYLRENPLLREPLAVDQIKKRLLGHWGSSPGQSFIWVHLNRIIKKYDLDMIYLSGPGHGAPGVLAPIYLEGTYSEVFPDMSEDAEGMRKFFKQFSFPGGIGSHCTPETPGSIHEGGELGYSVSHAFGTVLDNPDLISVVVVGDGESETGPLATAWHSNKFLNPITDGAVLPILHLNGYKINNPTILARISHEDLEHLFMGYGYQPYFVEGSDPETMHQALAATLDRCVEEIKHIQQEARSSGVAKFQRFPMIVFRTPKGWTAPSEVDGHKLEGFWRSHQVPMGDVAKNPQHLKLLEDWMHSYKPQELFDADGTFLPELKALSPIGDRRMGANPHTNGGLLCRDLRMPNFREYGLAIDKPAQFEAENTKPLGVFLRDVMKNNMDNFRVFGPDETTSNRLAAIYEVSKKTWLAEYLPEDADGGELAPDGRVMEMLSEHTLEGWVEGYILTGRHGFFSTYEAFVHVIDSMVNQHAKWIEKASEMSWRSPIPSLNLLITSTVWRQDHNGFTHQDPGFLDVVTNKSPEVTRIYLPPDVNTLLSVADHCLRSKDYVNVIVSDKQMHLQYMDMDAAINHCTKGLGIWDWASNDQGSEPDVVLVGCGDIPTSEALAANALLREYFRDLKIRFINVVDLFKLQPETEHPHGLSDRDFDSLFTIDKPIIFNFHGYPWLIHKLAYRRTNHNNMHVRGYKEKGNINTPLELAITNQVDRFSIAMDVIDRVPQLKVAGAHAKEKFKDMQIQCSNYARKYGVDMPEIVDWKWPY; encoded by the coding sequence ATGGTTGTATCCTCCGACACAAACTCCGCCCAGAGAAGTATTAGTGCATTTGGGAAAGCGCGATCGACCGCTACGGGAACTCCCCTCAGCACCGACGAGATAGCTAAAATGGATGCCTATTGGCGAGCTTGCTGCTATTTGATTCTGGGAATGCTCTATCTGCGCGAGAATCCCCTATTGCGAGAACCTCTGGCCGTAGATCAGATCAAAAAGCGATTGCTAGGCCACTGGGGATCGAGCCCTGGTCAATCGTTTATTTGGGTGCATTTGAACCGGATTATCAAAAAATATGATCTGGATATGATTTATCTATCTGGTCCAGGCCATGGCGCACCAGGGGTATTAGCACCAATTTACCTAGAAGGTACTTACTCGGAAGTCTTCCCAGATATGAGTGAAGATGCCGAGGGAATGCGTAAATTTTTCAAGCAGTTCTCATTCCCCGGTGGGATCGGCAGCCATTGTACCCCCGAAACCCCTGGATCGATCCATGAGGGTGGTGAACTGGGCTATAGCGTTTCCCATGCCTTTGGCACCGTGTTAGATAATCCTGATCTGATTTCTGTGGTGGTAGTTGGTGATGGCGAGTCCGAAACTGGCCCCCTGGCCACCGCATGGCATTCCAATAAGTTCCTGAATCCAATTACTGATGGGGCAGTGCTGCCGATCCTGCACCTGAATGGTTATAAGATTAACAATCCAACTATCCTGGCACGGATCAGTCATGAAGACCTGGAACATTTGTTTATGGGCTATGGTTATCAGCCTTATTTTGTGGAAGGTTCCGATCCAGAAACAATGCATCAAGCCCTGGCCGCTACCCTCGATCGCTGTGTCGAGGAAATTAAGCATATTCAGCAAGAAGCTCGCAGTAGTGGTGTGGCCAAATTCCAGCGCTTTCCGATGATTGTGTTTCGCACCCCCAAGGGTTGGACTGCGCCCAGCGAAGTAGATGGCCATAAGCTAGAGGGATTCTGGCGATCGCACCAGGTGCCAATGGGTGATGTGGCCAAAAATCCTCAGCATTTGAAGCTACTAGAAGATTGGATGCATAGTTACAAACCACAGGAATTATTTGATGCCGATGGGACTTTCTTACCTGAACTCAAAGCCCTTTCGCCCATAGGCGATCGCCGCATGGGGGCAAATCCCCACACCAACGGTGGTTTACTCTGTCGTGATTTGCGGATGCCCAATTTCAGGGAATATGGCTTGGCGATCGATAAGCCAGCCCAGTTTGAGGCGGAGAATACCAAGCCACTGGGGGTCTTCCTGCGCGATGTGATGAAAAACAATATGGACAACTTCCGGGTGTTTGGGCCGGATGAGACCACTTCAAACCGGCTTGCCGCGATTTATGAAGTTTCCAAAAAAACCTGGCTGGCGGAATATTTGCCCGAAGATGCCGATGGTGGCGAGCTAGCTCCCGATGGCCGCGTGATGGAAATGCTGAGTGAGCATACCTTAGAAGGCTGGGTCGAAGGCTATATTTTAACCGGGCGGCATGGTTTCTTTTCCACCTATGAAGCTTTTGTACATGTGATCGATTCGATGGTGAATCAACATGCCAAGTGGATCGAGAAGGCCTCTGAGATGTCATGGCGATCGCCAATTCCTTCCTTGAATCTGTTGATTACTTCTACGGTGTGGCGGCAGGATCACAACGGCTTTACGCACCAAGACCCTGGCTTCCTGGACGTGGTCACCAACAAAAGCCCAGAGGTAACCCGGATCTATTTGCCACCGGATGTGAATACCTTGCTGTCGGTCGCTGACCATTGCCTCCGCAGTAAGGATTATGTGAATGTGATTGTCTCTGACAAGCAAATGCATTTGCAATATATGGATATGGACGCAGCGATCAACCACTGTACGAAAGGTTTGGGCATCTGGGATTGGGCTAGCAATGACCAGGGCAGTGAACCAGATGTGGTGCTGGTTGGTTGTGGCGATATTCCCACTTCAGAGGCGCTGGCTGCGAATGCACTGCTAAGGGAATATTTCCGTGATCTCAAGATCCGGTTTATTAATGTGGTGGATTTATTCAAGTTGCAACCGGAAACTGAGCACCCCCACGGGCTAAGCGATCGGGACTTTGATAGTTTGTTCACCATTGATAAACCAATTATCTTCAACTTCCACGGCTATCCCTGGCTAATTCATAAATTGGCCTATCGCCGTACTAACCACAACAATATGCATGTGCGTGGTTACAAGGAAAAGGGCAATATCAATACCCCCCTGGAGTTGGCGATCACCAATCAGGTCGATCGGTTTAGCATTGCCATGGACGTAATCGATCGGGTGCCTCAACTGAAGGTCGCCGGAGCCCATGCCAAGGAAAAGTTTAAGGATATGCAAATTCAATGCAGTAACTATGCTCGCAAGTATGGGGTAGATATGCCGGAAATTGTGGATTGGAAATGGCCTTATTAG